One part of the Helicobacter cetorum MIT 99-5656 genome encodes these proteins:
- a CDS encoding tyrosine-type recombinase/integrase: MLNNKLTKSQRELFDNLKAFLYTKVKNFTPIQDVNDMAFILDTQDKILKCHNIEQLKQLCHILYNQGIKHTIMMQGLFLFFEYFRDNLKLRSFRTLSEEQVINFLFELAQNRKPSSMAKYVMYLRQFFDYLDRKKRYSFDFTLKNLAFAKIKESLPRHLNDKDLKSFLKTLLDYKPTTSYEKRNKCILLIVILGGLRKCEVLNIELKHIQVEEQNYSILIQGKGRKERKAYIKKSLLEPSLNAWLSDDYRLKYFNGAYLFKKDKQKAQNSLTLYNFIPLIFKLAQIKHYKQYGTGLHLFRHSFATLIYQETQDLVLTSRALGHSSLLSTKIYIHTTQEHNKKVALVFDSLIENKK, encoded by the coding sequence ATGTTAAATAACAAACTCACCAAATCTCAAAGAGAACTCTTTGATAATCTTAAAGCCTTTTTATACACTAAGGTTAAAAATTTCACACCCATTCAAGATGTGAATGATATGGCTTTCATATTAGACACACAAGATAAAATCCTAAAATGCCACAATATAGAGCAATTAAAACAACTCTGTCATATTCTTTACAATCAAGGTATTAAGCACACGATTATGATGCAAGGCTTGTTTTTATTCTTTGAATACTTTAGAGATAATCTCAAACTAAGAAGTTTTAGAACGCTTAGCGAAGAGCAAGTCATTAACTTTCTCTTTGAACTCGCCCAAAATAGAAAGCCCAGCTCTATGGCTAAGTATGTGATGTATTTAAGACAATTCTTTGATTACTTGGATAGGAAAAAGCGTTATAGCTTTGATTTTACGCTTAAAAATTTAGCCTTTGCTAAGATTAAAGAAAGTCTGCCTAGACATTTAAATGATAAAGACTTAAAGAGCTTTTTAAAAACACTTTTAGACTATAAGCCAACCACTAGCTATGAAAAACGCAATAAATGTATTTTACTCATTGTAATACTTGGGGGACTTAGAAAATGCGAAGTGTTAAACATAGAATTAAAACACATTCAAGTAGAAGAGCAAAATTACTCTATTTTAATTCAAGGTAAGGGTAGGAAAGAAAGAAAAGCTTATATAAAAAAGAGTTTGTTAGAACCAAGCTTGAATGCTTGGCTTAGTGATGATTATAGACTAAAATATTTTAATGGGGCATATCTTTTTAAAAAAGACAAACAAAAAGCACAAAATTCTTTAACGCTTTATAACTTTATCCCCTTAATATTCAAACTAGCTCAAATCAAACACTATAAGCAATATGGCACAGGCTTACATCTATTTAGGCATAGTTTTGCAACTCTTATTTATCAAGAAACCCAAGACTTAGTTTTAACTTCAAGGGCGTTAGGGCATAGCTCTTTACTCTCTACTAAGATTTATATCCATACTACCCAAGAGCATAACAAGAAAGTGGCTCTTGTATTTGATAGTTTGATAGAGAATAAAAAGTAA